In a genomic window of Amycolatopsis japonica:
- a CDS encoding Hsp20/alpha crystallin family protein: MLMRTDPFRELDRLTQQMFGAANPGTWSKPATMPMDAYRDGDEFVVCFDLPGVAADAIELDVERNVLTVKAERRPTPGKDVQMQVSERPLGVFSRQLFLGDALDTDRIAAGYEAGVLTLRIPIAEKAKPRRIEISGATSDRKEIQA; the protein is encoded by the coding sequence ATGTTGATGCGCACCGACCCGTTCCGCGAGCTCGACCGGCTGACCCAGCAGATGTTCGGCGCCGCGAACCCGGGGACCTGGTCCAAGCCGGCCACCATGCCGATGGACGCCTACCGCGACGGCGACGAGTTCGTCGTCTGCTTCGACCTTCCCGGCGTGGCCGCGGACGCCATCGAGCTGGACGTCGAACGCAACGTCCTGACGGTCAAGGCGGAGCGGCGGCCCACGCCCGGCAAGGATGTCCAGATGCAGGTTTCCGAGCGCCCGCTCGGCGTCTTCTCGCGCCAGCTGTTCCTCGGCGACGCCCTCGACACCGACCGCATCGCGGCCGGATACGAAGCAGGCGTGCTGACCCTGCGGATCCCCATCGCCGAGAAGGCCAAGCCGCGGCGCATCGAAATCTCCGGCGCCACGTCCGACCGCAAGGAGATCCAGGCCTGA
- a CDS encoding nucleotidyltransferase domain-containing protein, which produces MNDDTFLAHVADGLAALPAVHAVTLGGSRAQDTHGPGSDWDFAVYYRGGFDPADLRAVGWDGEISEIGAWGGGVFNGGAWLTIDGRQVDVHYRDLDAVEHHLAEARQGRFHWEPLMFHLAGVPSYLPVAELAVNRVLRGDLPRPDYPEALRETAPAMWRGRAELTLRYTRGAFVPRGQATEVAGALATAAMETAHAVLAARGEWVTNEKRLLRRAGLREMDTILAGLRADVLAKAVDDAEALFRTV; this is translated from the coding sequence ATGAACGACGACACCTTCCTTGCCCACGTGGCCGACGGCCTCGCCGCGCTGCCCGCCGTGCACGCCGTCACGCTCGGCGGATCCCGCGCCCAGGACACCCACGGTCCCGGCAGCGACTGGGATTTCGCCGTCTACTACCGCGGCGGCTTCGACCCGGCCGACCTGCGCGCCGTCGGCTGGGACGGCGAAATCTCCGAAATCGGCGCCTGGGGCGGCGGCGTGTTCAACGGCGGCGCCTGGCTCACGATCGACGGCAGGCAGGTCGACGTCCACTACCGCGACCTGGACGCCGTTGAGCACCATCTCGCCGAAGCACGGCAAGGCCGGTTCCATTGGGAGCCGCTGATGTTCCACCTCGCGGGTGTCCCGAGCTACCTGCCCGTCGCGGAACTCGCGGTCAACCGCGTGCTGCGCGGCGACCTGCCGCGGCCGGACTACCCGGAAGCGTTACGGGAGACGGCTCCGGCGATGTGGCGGGGCCGCGCCGAACTGACGCTGCGCTACACCCGCGGCGCCTTCGTCCCGCGCGGGCAGGCCACGGAGGTCGCGGGCGCGCTGGCCACCGCCGCCATGGAGACGGCGCACGCGGTCCTCGCAGCCCGCGGCGAGTGGGTCACCAACGAGAAACGGCTGCTGCGGCGCGCAGGCCTGCGTGAGATGGACACCATCCTCGCCGGGTTGCGCGCGGATGTCCTCGCGAAGGCGGTGGACGACGCGGAAGCGCTGTTCCGAACGGTCTGA
- a CDS encoding TspO/MBR family protein, with amino-acid sequence MTTIPGRLRAPLAFLPFLAAVAVVAVVGGLAAAGARSVYSGLELPSFAPPAWLFGPVWTVLYLAIALSGWLYWKSGGDRRSLIWYAAQLALNAAWTPLFFAAGAYGVALVDIVLLDVAIVVTALYFRRSSRVSAALLVPYLAWTLYATALTAAIVVLN; translated from the coding sequence ATGACCACGATCCCGGGAAGACTCCGTGCGCCGCTGGCGTTCCTTCCGTTCCTGGCGGCGGTCGCGGTGGTGGCGGTCGTCGGCGGGCTCGCCGCGGCCGGCGCCCGCTCTGTCTACAGTGGACTCGAACTGCCGTCGTTCGCGCCACCCGCCTGGCTCTTCGGTCCGGTGTGGACGGTCCTGTACCTCGCGATCGCGTTGTCGGGCTGGCTGTACTGGAAATCCGGCGGCGACCGCCGGTCCTTGATCTGGTACGCGGCACAACTGGCCCTGAACGCGGCTTGGACGCCGCTGTTCTTCGCGGCGGGTGCGTACGGCGTGGCATTGGTGGACATCGTCCTGCTCGACGTCGCGATCGTCGTCACCGCGCTGTACTTCCGCCGGTCTTCCCGGGTTTCGGCCGCGTTGCTGGTGCCGTACCTCGCCTGGACGCTGTACGCGACCGCGCTCACCGCCGCGATCGTCGTGCTCAACTGA
- a CDS encoding type VII secretion protein EccE has protein sequence MTDLGAARTDGRYPAAPLPLPPIAPAVPRAQAMADPLAYAAPAARAAAREAALAALTAARQAEQRPRWSAAAPVPAPAPGPPRPNPPSPGRGRRQGRPVGIGVAQIVCWQLVLVALVLVAGRPWPLAAAVVTAAVVVLALTAVRIRGRWLYAWLGSASGYLTRDRDRDLRQAGEAGRALLGLLSPEATGITGEIGDETVFMVSRADGITAVLQPKSAAREQPMPSPPMLLPPPSREQALDVAAQVIHHVGADRSRPPRGWVALQALRTADVHRDADVRQALGNTVRRVRRQLRRDGLPVRALSENEVLGTLASLAHVTAGRSRIREDWRFWHSGPISQATFRLDGWDALPPVLAADLSRRLLAAAPGSAVTLAVTARRSAAETEPRVSAAIRVAAAGVQAVDHAVRDLELAARRGGITLERLDGRHAKGVAATLPIGIS, from the coding sequence ATGACCGATCTCGGCGCGGCGAGGACGGACGGGCGGTACCCCGCGGCACCTCTGCCGCTTCCCCCGATCGCCCCGGCCGTACCGCGGGCACAGGCCATGGCCGATCCGCTCGCCTACGCCGCACCCGCCGCGCGGGCCGCCGCCCGTGAGGCCGCTTTGGCCGCGCTCACGGCGGCTCGACAGGCGGAGCAGCGACCGCGCTGGTCCGCGGCGGCGCCCGTTCCCGCCCCCGCGCCCGGTCCGCCGCGGCCGAATCCGCCGTCGCCCGGCCGAGGACGCCGGCAAGGTCGGCCGGTCGGGATCGGGGTGGCGCAGATCGTCTGCTGGCAACTCGTGCTCGTCGCGCTGGTCCTGGTGGCGGGGCGGCCCTGGCCGCTGGCGGCCGCGGTGGTCACCGCCGCCGTGGTGGTGCTCGCGCTGACCGCCGTGCGGATTCGCGGACGCTGGCTCTATGCCTGGCTCGGTTCGGCGTCGGGCTACCTGACCCGCGACCGCGACCGGGATCTCCGGCAAGCGGGCGAAGCGGGCCGTGCGCTGCTGGGTCTGCTTTCGCCGGAAGCGACGGGGATCACCGGCGAGATCGGCGACGAGACGGTGTTCATGGTCAGCCGAGCCGACGGGATCACCGCTGTGCTGCAACCGAAATCCGCCGCCCGCGAGCAGCCGATGCCGTCGCCGCCGATGTTGCTGCCGCCGCCGTCCCGCGAGCAGGCCCTGGACGTCGCCGCGCAGGTCATCCACCACGTCGGCGCGGACCGCTCCCGGCCGCCACGGGGCTGGGTCGCGCTGCAGGCACTGCGCACCGCCGACGTCCACCGCGACGCCGATGTGCGGCAGGCGCTCGGGAACACGGTCAGGCGGGTGCGGCGGCAGCTTCGCCGCGACGGCCTGCCGGTGCGGGCGCTCAGCGAAAACGAGGTCCTCGGCACCCTCGCGTCGCTGGCGCACGTCACGGCGGGCCGGTCACGGATCCGCGAAGACTGGCGGTTCTGGCACAGCGGGCCGATCAGCCAGGCGACTTTCCGCCTCGACGGCTGGGACGCGCTGCCCCCGGTGCTCGCGGCGGATCTGTCACGCCGTCTGCTCGCCGCCGCCCCCGGGTCCGCGGTGACCCTGGCCGTGACCGCGCGCCGGAGCGCCGCCGAGACCGAACCCCGCGTCAGCGCCGCGATCCGGGTCGCGGCCGCGGGGGTCCAGGCGGTGGACCACGCGGTGCGGGACCTGGAACTCGCCGCGCGCCGGGGCGGGATCACGCTGGAGCGGCTCGACGGCAGGCACGCCAAGGGAGTGGCCGCCACCCTGCCGATCGGGATCAGTTGA
- a CDS encoding fibronectin type III domain-containing protein, which produces MNTDERGTKRFSVVARTRMAVALVVAGCLALIGLAVTGQAATPERLEFVQVGHWVYNDAAQSAFHVDGSTNRVDARADVPGANGSQVAQGDGSGYVVERNRITEFDKATLSVEESTPPPAPETPFVMEIAGGPYLVYRNAGQIVRLGDPAATVPAGGPLSRPVATTDGTVWAHRVDSGAICDLPKGTAVMTCPAQLPPGHGGGLTLVGDRPVVLDTTGDSLHRVGPDGLGDGLPLGIKLSPSAQVANSAVGDRLAIADPERNQLHLIDISGLDQDRPSAKPISVELTKGSRFNGPLSSSNVVAMVDETRGEVLTYDAAGKLKSTAKVPGQGTPPRLAKGEDNRIYVDSSDGSHVLVVNGDDGSVVDVDVDKAANTQTAGAPSADPEPSGDQPPPQQDQRQQAPPNTQQAPPPVAKATPPGAPRKLSASSGDGSIKVSWSPAADNGARITGYRVSWPGGSTRVGGSSRGTTISGLTNGTPYVVTVVAENSAGLGVGASAKAVIPGPVNRPATAPVVTANATAAGKVSVSWTQPDLRGGTLVHYLVSVTGKGQRTVSATSAEFTGVTGTATVTVRAVTKFGSGAAINGAAGSRKVTVPVASGPPTITITQVRSKDNALLVSVNANGKGVSATCTAEFFSETKPTACSGATTLTISNVAWIGSITITATIKTSAGTATDTWRGVPTVNGGALVWLGPMALVGLRRRKEKELL; this is translated from the coding sequence GTGAACACCGACGAGCGGGGCACGAAGCGGTTCAGCGTGGTCGCCAGGACGAGAATGGCCGTTGCGCTGGTGGTCGCGGGCTGCCTGGCGCTGATCGGGCTGGCCGTGACCGGACAGGCGGCGACGCCGGAACGGCTGGAGTTCGTCCAGGTCGGCCACTGGGTCTACAACGACGCCGCCCAGTCCGCGTTCCACGTCGACGGCTCGACGAACCGCGTCGACGCGCGCGCGGACGTGCCCGGCGCGAACGGCAGCCAGGTCGCGCAGGGCGACGGCTCCGGTTACGTGGTCGAGCGGAACCGCATCACGGAGTTCGACAAGGCGACGTTGAGCGTGGAGGAGTCCACGCCGCCGCCCGCACCGGAAACACCGTTCGTGATGGAGATCGCGGGCGGCCCGTACCTGGTCTACCGCAACGCCGGGCAGATCGTGCGGCTCGGGGACCCGGCCGCGACAGTGCCCGCAGGGGGGCCACTGTCCCGGCCGGTCGCGACCACCGACGGGACGGTGTGGGCGCACCGTGTCGACAGCGGCGCGATCTGCGATCTGCCCAAGGGCACCGCCGTCATGACCTGCCCCGCGCAGCTTCCGCCGGGGCACGGCGGCGGGCTCACCCTCGTCGGCGACCGGCCGGTCGTGCTCGACACCACCGGCGACAGCCTCCACCGCGTCGGCCCGGACGGGCTCGGCGACGGACTTCCGCTCGGTATCAAGCTTTCGCCGTCGGCACAGGTCGCCAACAGCGCCGTCGGCGACCGGCTGGCCATCGCCGACCCCGAGCGCAACCAGCTCCACCTCATCGACATCAGCGGCCTCGACCAGGACCGTCCTTCCGCGAAGCCGATTTCGGTCGAGCTGACCAAGGGCAGCCGGTTCAACGGCCCGCTCTCGTCCTCGAACGTCGTCGCCATGGTCGACGAGACCCGCGGCGAGGTGCTGACCTACGACGCCGCGGGCAAGCTCAAGTCCACCGCGAAGGTGCCGGGCCAGGGCACGCCGCCGAGGCTCGCCAAGGGCGAGGACAACCGCATCTACGTCGACAGTTCCGACGGCTCGCACGTGCTGGTCGTCAACGGTGACGACGGCTCGGTGGTCGACGTCGACGTCGACAAGGCGGCCAACACCCAGACCGCCGGCGCGCCGTCGGCCGATCCGGAACCGTCCGGCGACCAGCCCCCGCCTCAGCAGGACCAGCGACAGCAGGCGCCGCCGAACACCCAGCAGGCGCCCCCGCCGGTGGCGAAGGCGACTCCGCCCGGCGCGCCGAGGAAGCTGAGCGCGAGTTCGGGGGACGGCTCGATCAAGGTCTCGTGGAGCCCGGCGGCGGACAACGGCGCGCGGATCACCGGCTACCGGGTGTCCTGGCCCGGCGGTTCGACCCGGGTGGGCGGATCGTCGCGGGGGACCACGATTTCGGGGCTGACCAACGGAACCCCGTACGTGGTCACCGTGGTCGCGGAGAACTCGGCGGGCCTCGGGGTCGGCGCCAGCGCCAAGGCGGTCATCCCGGGACCCGTGAACAGGCCTGCCACGGCACCGGTCGTCACCGCGAACGCCACCGCCGCCGGCAAGGTTTCGGTGAGCTGGACCCAGCCCGACCTCCGCGGCGGCACGCTCGTGCACTACCTGGTGAGCGTGACGGGCAAGGGGCAGCGCACGGTTTCGGCCACGTCGGCGGAGTTCACCGGGGTCACCGGCACCGCGACCGTCACGGTCCGCGCGGTGACGAAGTTCGGTTCGGGAGCGGCGATCAACGGCGCCGCCGGGAGCCGGAAGGTCACCGTGCCGGTGGCCTCGGGACCACCGACGATCACGATCACCCAGGTGCGGAGCAAGGACAACGCATTGCTGGTTTCCGTGAACGCCAACGGGAAAGGTGTCTCCGCGACCTGCACGGCCGAGTTCTTCAGCGAGACCAAGCCGACGGCCTGTTCCGGGGCAACGACCCTGACCATCTCCAACGTCGCCTGGATCGGCTCCATCACGATCACCGCGACCATCAAGACCTCCGCGGGTACCGCCACGGACACTTGGCGAGGTGTGCCCACGGTGAACGGCGGCGCGCTCGTCTGGCTCGGCCCGATGGCCTTGGTGGGCCTGCGCCGACGAAAGGAAAAGGAACTTCTGTGA
- a CDS encoding AAA family ATPase, with protein MTLTPRVAFEQIAENVQSVVRGKPEVVRLTVAALFAEGHLLMEDVPGVGKTTIARCVAASIGGRWSRIQFTPDLLPGDITGVMVYHQNNERFQFHPGGIFANVVLADEINRGTPKTQAALLEVMAERRVTVDSVGQAVPRPFLVVATQNPIELEGTYRLPEAQLDRFLMRISVGYPDLESEMRVVMGDCAGVTPDELKPVLSIADVQSVIDEVRKSHLAPEIVNYAVRLAAASRSHPDVRYGASPRGSIALIRAAQGLAATFGRDFVTPDDVKDVAHPVLDHRLVLTPDAELNQRRTADIVDELLGATAAPMAAMGR; from the coding sequence GTGACGCTCACACCCAGGGTCGCCTTCGAGCAGATCGCCGAGAACGTGCAATCGGTGGTGCGCGGGAAACCGGAGGTCGTCCGGCTCACCGTGGCGGCGCTGTTCGCCGAAGGACACCTGCTGATGGAGGACGTGCCCGGCGTCGGCAAGACGACGATCGCGCGCTGCGTCGCCGCCAGCATCGGCGGCCGGTGGAGCCGGATCCAGTTCACCCCGGACCTTTTGCCCGGCGACATCACCGGCGTGATGGTGTACCACCAGAACAACGAACGGTTCCAGTTCCACCCCGGCGGCATCTTCGCCAACGTGGTGCTGGCGGACGAGATCAACCGGGGCACGCCCAAGACACAGGCCGCGCTGCTGGAGGTGATGGCCGAACGCCGGGTCACCGTGGATTCGGTCGGCCAGGCGGTGCCGAGGCCGTTCCTCGTGGTGGCCACGCAGAACCCGATCGAGCTGGAAGGCACCTACCGGCTGCCCGAAGCGCAGCTCGACCGGTTCCTCATGCGTATTTCGGTCGGCTACCCGGATCTGGAATCCGAGATGCGGGTGGTGATGGGGGACTGCGCCGGGGTGACGCCGGACGAGCTGAAGCCGGTGCTGAGCATCGCCGACGTCCAGTCGGTCATCGACGAGGTCCGCAAATCCCATCTGGCACCGGAGATCGTCAACTACGCGGTCCGGCTGGCCGCGGCGAGCCGATCGCATCCCGACGTCCGCTATGGCGCGAGCCCGCGCGGCAGTATCGCGCTGATCCGGGCGGCACAGGGACTCGCCGCCACCTTCGGCCGCGATTTCGTCACCCCGGACGACGTCAAGGACGTCGCGCATCCGGTGCTCGACCACCGGCTCGTGCTGACCCCCGACGCCGAACTCAACCAGCGGCGGACCGCGGACATCGTCGACGAACTCCTGGGCGCGACGGCCGCTCCCATGGCCGCGATGGGGAGGTAG
- a CDS encoding DUF58 domain-containing protein: protein MRLTRRGVIVLAFAAGFYALGELAGYTFFRAFAGIAAGAVLIALATTRFRPKVEIGRTVQPDRVERGKPALASLVVRNTDSRRHGGFAAADGIGGETHGLRVRPLAPGAEATYHYELPTTKRGKLRVGPLVVHRPDLFDLARGDQTVGDSAWLWVHPRRHAVRAAQAGHPRHHHEGPITDPPLRGSADLRAVREYVVGDEVRHLHWKATARTGRLMVREYADPAQPRFTAVLDTRPASMSPAVFEEAVEVAASLFYASASAGQHCRFITSAGADTPTDSGVRAARALLDELALVTQDAADDAPLLPSALAAAERPGGVLVLITGPDADLGHAARWRPDTVVRIGDLRPSAGSRGLIVAVDAAGAAAQWNSLVGKS, encoded by the coding sequence GTGCGGCTCACCCGCCGCGGCGTCATCGTGCTGGCCTTCGCCGCCGGGTTCTACGCCCTCGGCGAGCTGGCCGGGTACACGTTTTTCCGTGCCTTCGCGGGGATCGCGGCCGGCGCGGTGCTGATCGCGCTGGCCACCACCAGGTTCCGGCCGAAGGTGGAGATCGGCCGGACCGTCCAGCCGGACCGGGTCGAACGCGGGAAACCCGCGCTGGCCTCGCTCGTCGTGCGCAACACCGATTCGCGGCGGCACGGCGGTTTCGCCGCGGCGGACGGCATCGGCGGCGAGACGCACGGCCTGCGGGTCCGCCCGCTCGCGCCCGGCGCGGAAGCGACGTACCACTACGAACTTCCGACGACGAAACGCGGGAAACTGCGGGTCGGCCCGCTCGTCGTGCACCGGCCCGACCTGTTCGATCTCGCGCGCGGCGACCAGACCGTCGGGGACTCCGCGTGGTTGTGGGTGCATCCGCGACGGCACGCGGTACGCGCGGCGCAGGCCGGTCATCCGCGCCACCACCACGAAGGCCCGATCACCGACCCGCCGCTGCGTGGTTCGGCGGATCTGCGCGCGGTGCGGGAGTACGTGGTCGGCGACGAGGTCCGGCATCTGCACTGGAAGGCGACCGCCAGGACCGGGCGGCTCATGGTGCGTGAATACGCCGACCCCGCGCAGCCCCGGTTCACCGCCGTGCTCGACACGCGGCCCGCGTCGATGAGCCCTGCCGTTTTCGAAGAAGCCGTCGAGGTGGCGGCCTCCCTGTTCTACGCGTCGGCGTCGGCGGGGCAGCACTGCCGCTTCATCACCTCCGCGGGCGCGGACACGCCGACCGACAGCGGGGTACGCGCGGCCAGGGCGCTGCTGGACGAACTCGCGCTCGTCACCCAGGACGCCGCGGACGACGCGCCGCTGCTGCCCTCGGCATTGGCCGCCGCCGAACGCCCTGGCGGGGTGCTGGTGCTGATCACCGGTCCCGACGCCGATCTCGGTCACGCCGCCCGCTGGCGGCCCGACACCGTGGTCCGGATCGGTGATCTCCGGCCGTCGGCGGGCTCCCGCGGCCTGATCGTCGCGGTCGACGCCGCCGGTGCCGCGGCACAGTGGAATTCCTTGGTGGGTAAGTCATGA
- a CDS encoding transglutaminase TgpA family protein — protein MSDRFDQIAVAALLAVTGIAGLLFAPVFGWAELLVPVLVVVLVAYGCAELTAKFPKLTPYRPLLVALLGLLGLIETVLTSTTLAFLPTGASLQGLARGLTEGWRLTLQSTWPARPIPEQLLFVPLSVLLAVVLGLELLLRLKKPLVALVPSLAVACLAQAYQALTGVFAVVAALAYALPAGLLLWSGRRVRSVSRAPGGPRFSWRLTGSAVWPALSTVVALVAGAVALAGLDPVGRDPLTLKDTQAAPPPRSRIGNPLDEIAQRLIRPGEEVFRYRGDTPVDQWRLIVLNGFDGANWLSDSRLRRLGAGLEGAPGVSGSAELKVRGLSGPWLPSHQDLTGVDGLTPLVDESAGTLMTESPSTGQERNYRLSWSSPEVDLGSGEIDPRAPLGGLGAVPPDVENVAKDAVRGLRPTFQSALQLERFLSTNYQVATGTEELPTGHGWPQLRHFLLESKRGTSEQFAAAYVVLARMSGIPARLVVGFRGSAETDGGMHVVRNRDVLAWPEVAVAGAGWVALDPTAAAGKAERSQAGPGKAVARARAQLPAEQQLRPPQLPPGTPADSGEDQSTEAGMSWWWPSLVAAIVLFGLLWLVGVPAAKVVRARRRRRRSGAEGVLGAWDEIRDRLRAHGVPFRIGMTPRDLAESAGSLAGDGIREPVARLAKVLDVTLWSGVPVGDGSVRRAWQEVGEVRRGLATRPFAARVLAALEPRTLVPIRGRGSREG, from the coding sequence ATGAGCGACCGATTCGACCAGATCGCGGTCGCCGCGCTGCTCGCCGTGACCGGGATCGCCGGGCTGCTGTTCGCGCCCGTGTTCGGCTGGGCGGAGCTGCTCGTCCCGGTGCTCGTGGTCGTTCTCGTCGCGTACGGCTGCGCCGAGCTGACCGCGAAATTCCCCAAGCTGACCCCGTACCGGCCGCTGCTCGTCGCGCTGCTGGGCCTGCTCGGGCTGATCGAGACGGTGCTGACCTCCACCACGCTCGCCTTCCTGCCGACCGGCGCTTCGCTGCAGGGGCTGGCGCGCGGCCTCACCGAAGGCTGGCGGCTCACGCTGCAGTCCACCTGGCCCGCGCGGCCGATCCCCGAACAACTGTTGTTCGTGCCACTTTCGGTGCTGCTCGCCGTCGTGCTCGGACTGGAACTGTTGCTGCGTCTCAAGAAGCCGCTCGTAGCGCTCGTGCCCAGCTTGGCCGTCGCCTGCCTCGCCCAGGCGTATCAGGCGTTGACGGGGGTTTTCGCGGTGGTGGCGGCGCTGGCCTACGCGCTGCCAGCCGGGCTCCTGCTGTGGTCGGGCCGTCGGGTCCGGTCGGTGAGCCGGGCACCCGGTGGACCTCGGTTCTCCTGGCGGCTGACCGGCTCGGCGGTCTGGCCCGCACTGTCCACTGTGGTCGCCCTCGTCGCCGGGGCGGTCGCGCTCGCCGGGCTCGATCCGGTCGGCCGGGATCCGTTGACGCTCAAGGACACCCAGGCCGCGCCGCCGCCGAGGAGCCGGATCGGCAACCCGCTGGACGAGATCGCCCAGCGGCTCATCCGGCCGGGCGAGGAGGTGTTCCGTTACCGCGGTGACACCCCGGTCGACCAGTGGCGCCTGATCGTGCTGAACGGTTTCGACGGGGCGAACTGGCTGTCCGACTCCCGGCTCCGGAGGCTCGGCGCGGGCCTCGAAGGCGCTCCCGGCGTGAGTGGCAGCGCGGAACTGAAGGTGCGCGGGCTCTCCGGGCCGTGGCTGCCGAGCCATCAGGATCTGACCGGTGTGGACGGTCTGACGCCGTTGGTGGACGAGTCCGCGGGCACCCTGATGACGGAATCGCCGTCGACGGGCCAGGAACGGAACTACCGGCTCAGCTGGTCGTCACCAGAGGTCGATCTCGGTTCCGGGGAGATCGACCCGCGGGCGCCGCTCGGCGGGCTCGGCGCGGTGCCGCCCGACGTGGAGAACGTGGCGAAGGACGCCGTGCGCGGCCTGCGTCCGACGTTCCAGTCCGCCTTGCAGCTGGAACGCTTCCTCAGCACGAACTATCAGGTCGCGACGGGCACGGAGGAACTGCCGACCGGGCACGGCTGGCCGCAGCTGAGGCACTTCCTGCTGGAGAGCAAGCGGGGGACGAGCGAGCAGTTCGCCGCCGCGTACGTCGTCTTGGCGCGGATGAGCGGTATCCCGGCCCGGCTCGTCGTCGGGTTCCGGGGTTCGGCCGAGACCGACGGCGGGATGCACGTCGTCCGCAACCGCGATGTCCTGGCGTGGCCCGAAGTCGCGGTCGCCGGAGCGGGCTGGGTGGCACTCGACCCGACCGCCGCGGCGGGCAAGGCGGAGCGAAGCCAGGCAGGGCCAGGCAAAGCGGTCGCCCGCGCGCGGGCGCAACTGCCCGCCGAACAGCAACTGCGGCCGCCCCAGCTCCCACCGGGCACGCCCGCGGACTCCGGCGAGGATCAGAGCACCGAAGCGGGGATGAGCTGGTGGTGGCCGTCGCTCGTCGCCGCGATCGTCCTTTTCGGACTCCTGTGGCTCGTCGGGGTTCCGGCGGCGAAGGTCGTCCGCGCCCGGCGGCGTCGTCGACGGTCCGGTGCCGAAGGCGTGCTCGGCGCGTGGGACGAGATCCGCGACCGGTTGCGCGCGCACGGCGTGCCGTTCCGGATCGGGATGACCCCGCGCGATCTCGCCGAATCGGCCGGATCGCTTGCCGGGGACGGGATCCGCGAGCCGGTCGCGCGGCTGGCCAAGGTGCTGGACGTGACGCTGTGGTCCGGCGTCCCGGTGGGGGACGGTTCGGTCCGGCGGGCGTGGCAGGAGGTCGGCGAGGTGCGACGGGGGCTGGCCACCAGACCGTTCGCGGCTCGGGTGCTGGCGGCACTCGAGCCGCGGACCCTGGTGCCGATCCGCGGCCGGGGCTCTCGCGAGGGGTGA
- a CDS encoding serine/threonine protein kinase, whose translation MSIETGLLAQGPIATVYAGKDPATGNDFAIKMFPSTFDRETSAWLERERKALAAVRSTRSVLQIDDVLTHPDGRSGVRRELCPGSLAGVLDSGARLGVPDVLALGAAIASALAAAHGADVLHGGVSPHNVLYRASGEFVLADFGVALRRRFPRDPMYAVEYTAPETLRDDTLSPASDLYGLGAVLYVALTGTPPFPRHTGQQPGERILQVLREPVAPIQDPAVPGELAATILRLLAKEPADRPQDVASLARLFTKLSRPGGEIVTGDSSDLPSEEEEVEVEFDDFAQVHRPAVPVHSAPAPVQVVQAPPRGGRTLIREFSGPLKTERGFPWKPVALAGGGVLAAGLAVLPLVLGPAEIGGQAVPVAAAIPSPAAASAPAPDVKLALAPPQDQSDHVQLTWTAEGELDFVVIMAGERLETKQLVAHRQRSLDVPVDPARRYCFQLRATDGRHIYTTEPVAIRGARCNP comes from the coding sequence ATGAGCATCGAGACAGGGCTGCTCGCCCAGGGCCCCATCGCGACCGTGTACGCGGGCAAGGATCCCGCCACGGGCAACGACTTCGCGATCAAGATGTTCCCCAGCACCTTCGACCGCGAGACCTCCGCTTGGCTCGAACGCGAGCGGAAGGCGCTGGCGGCGGTGCGCTCGACGCGTTCGGTCCTGCAGATCGACGACGTCCTGACCCACCCCGACGGCCGGTCCGGTGTCCGCCGCGAACTGTGCCCGGGTTCACTCGCCGGTGTACTGGATTCCGGTGCCAGGCTGGGTGTTCCCGACGTGCTCGCCCTCGGCGCCGCGATCGCGTCGGCACTCGCCGCGGCGCACGGCGCGGACGTCCTGCACGGCGGTGTGAGCCCGCACAACGTGTTGTACCGGGCGTCCGGCGAGTTCGTGCTCGCCGACTTCGGGGTGGCCCTGCGGCGGCGATTCCCGCGCGACCCGATGTACGCGGTCGAGTACACCGCGCCGGAAACCCTGCGCGACGACACGCTTTCCCCCGCGTCCGACCTTTATGGACTCGGCGCGGTGCTCTACGTCGCGTTGACCGGGACGCCTCCGTTCCCCCGCCACACCGGGCAGCAGCCCGGCGAGCGGATCCTCCAGGTGCTGCGGGAACCGGTCGCGCCGATCCAGGATCCGGCCGTCCCCGGCGAGCTCGCCGCCACGATCCTGCGGTTGCTGGCCAAGGAACCGGCCGACCGGCCGCAGGACGTCGCGTCGCTGGCACGGCTGTTCACGAAGCTGAGCCGTCCCGGTGGCGAGATCGTCACGGGCGATTCCTCAGACCTGCCAAGCGAAGAAGAAGAGGTCGAGGTCGAATTCGACGACTTCGCCCAGGTTCACCGGCCCGCGGTCCCGGTCCACTCGGCCCCGGCGCCCGTTCAGGTGGTGCAGGCGCCGCCGAGGGGCGGCCGCACCCTGATCCGCGAGTTCAGCGGTCCGCTCAAAACCGAACGCGGGTTTCCGTGGAAGCCCGTCGCGCTGGCGGGCGGCGGCGTGCTCGCCGCCGGGCTCGCCGTGCTGCCGCTGGTCCTCGGCCCGGCGGAGATCGGCGGGCAGGCCGTCCCGGTGGCGGCCGCGATCCCTTCTCCCGCAGCGGCTTCCGCGCCGGCGCCGGACGTCAAGCTGGCGCTCGCGCCGCCGCAGGACCAGAGCGATCACGTGCAGCTGACGTGGACCGCGGAAGGCGAACTGGATTTCGTCGTGATCATGGCGGGCGAGCGGCTCGAGACGAAACAGCTCGTCGCCCACCGTCAGCGCAGCCTGGACGTCCCCGTCGACCCGGCGCGCCGGTACTGCTTCCAGCTGAGGGCGACCGACGGACGGCACATCTACACCACCGAGCCGGTCGCGATCCGCGGCGCCCGCTGCAACCCGTAG